One Hyphomicrobium sp. CS1GBMeth3 DNA segment encodes these proteins:
- a CDS encoding alpha/beta hydrolase → MRTSDVDILIVPGWSSSGPDHWQSRWERTLKTARRIEQENWVVPEREAWVGRIIETAVQSTRPVVLVAHSLGVAAVAHMAKIVPKGFVSGAFLVAPADVDDAANWPETEGFTLDGAASGFAPLPLDPLPFPSVLVASSNDPYCRIERATELAAAWGSTLVEAGDAGHINGASGHGPWPEGVLRFGTFLQTLAE, encoded by the coding sequence GTACGTCCGATGTCGATATCCTGATCGTTCCCGGCTGGTCCAGCTCGGGACCTGACCACTGGCAGTCGCGGTGGGAGCGCACGCTCAAGACGGCGCGGCGTATCGAGCAGGAGAATTGGGTAGTGCCGGAGCGTGAAGCGTGGGTGGGGCGCATCATCGAGACAGCCGTGCAGAGCACGCGGCCGGTTGTGCTCGTCGCACACAGTCTTGGCGTCGCCGCTGTGGCGCACATGGCCAAGATCGTTCCGAAGGGCTTCGTATCAGGCGCGTTTCTCGTGGCGCCTGCTGACGTCGACGACGCGGCCAACTGGCCAGAGACTGAAGGCTTCACGCTCGACGGTGCGGCAAGCGGTTTTGCGCCGTTGCCGCTGGATCCGCTGCCGTTTCCTTCGGTGCTGGTGGCTTCTTCGAACGATCCTTATTGCCGGATCGAACGCGCGACGGAACTCGCGGCGGCATGGGGCTCGACACTCGTCGAGGCCGGAGACGCCGGCCATATCAATGGCGCCTCGGGCCATGGTCCTTGGCCCGAGGGCGTGTTGCGCTTCGGTACGTTCCTACAAACGCTCGCGGAATGA
- a CDS encoding DUF1476 domain-containing protein produces MTTFDEREKSFEKKFALDQDLKFRAESRRNKKLAEWAAGKLGITGEALEEYIKAVRKADLAEKGDDDVLRKVKQDFDAKGIAVDETEIRAKLNEFLSQSVSEIEADKK; encoded by the coding sequence ATGACCACGTTCGACGAGAGAGAGAAAAGCTTTGAGAAGAAGTTCGCGCTCGACCAGGATCTGAAGTTCCGCGCCGAGAGCCGGCGCAACAAGAAGCTCGCAGAGTGGGCTGCAGGCAAGCTCGGCATCACCGGCGAGGCGCTCGAGGAGTACATCAAGGCAGTTCGCAAGGCGGACCTCGCCGAGAAGGGCGACGACGACGTGCTGCGCAAGGTCAAGCAGGACTTTGACGCCAAGGGGATTGCTGTCGATGAGACCGAGATCCGCGCCAAGCTCAACGAGTTCCTCTCCCAGTCCGTGAGCGAGATCGAGGCCGATAAGAAGTAG